The Candidatus Poribacteria bacterium genome includes the window AATTCTGGGATCAATTATGTTAACATATTTCTGGTCTGATCGATATGGGGATGATTCCTGCAAAGAGAGTGGGTTTAAGCCCGCTCTTTTATTTTATCGGGGGACGATCGATCGGATGATGCTTCGGAATAGAATAGCTCAGCTCATAAGGCCGATACTGGAATCGGACGGATATGAGCTCGTAGACGTAGAGGTGAAAGGAAGCTCAAGACGGAGGATCGTAGCCGTCTATATCCATAAACCCGGCGGCGTGACCTTCAGAGATTGCGCTGAGGTGAGCTATGCCATTCAGCCGGTTCTGGAGGTAAACGGAGTGCTCGGTGGGGATTACACGCTCGAAGTGGCCTCGCCCGGATTGGATAGGCCACTTAAATCGGAATCCGATTTCCGAAGGGTGATCGGCGAGAAGGTGACCCTGCAGACCATCTCTCCGGTGATGGGAAGCAAACGCATCTCGGGCAGGTTGATCTCCGTGGAGGACGGGGAGATATCCCTCAAGCTCAAAAGGGGCAAAAAAGATGAGGAGACGGTCAGGGTGCCGATAGGCCAGATCGTCTCCGGCAAGGTGGAGATAGAGTTTTAATAAGGTTGGGGATGAATATGAGCAACGATCTCTTGGTAAGCATCGAAAGGATAGTAAGTCAAAAGGACCTCCCTCCCGAGGTTCTGCTCCATGCCATAGAATCAGCCCTGCTGGCTGTCATGAGGAAACGATACGGTCCCGGAAGATCGATCTCAGTCAAGATCAACGAGGAAACGGGCGAGATAAAGATCTCCGTGCCCAAAAAGGTGGTCGAGATAATGCACGATTATCTGACCGAGATACCGATAGAGGAGGCCAGGAAGATCGATCCCGAGGCGAAGGTCGGAGATATGCTGGAGGTGGAGGTGGACCCCAGGGATTTCGGGAGGATTGACGCTCAGAAAGCCCGACAGATCCTCATTCAGAAACTGCGCGATGCGGAGAGGGAGAACATATATGCCGAATATAAGGAGAAAGAGGGCGAGCTGGTCTGGGGGATCGTCCAGAGGATAGAGGGAGGTAACGTAATCGTGGATCTGGAGAGGACTGAGGGGATTATACCGAAGTCGGAGCAGATCCAGAAGGAGAACTACATGAGGGGGGATCAACTGAGAAGCTATGTCCTCAGGGTTGATCAAACCCCCAGAGGGCCGCTTATAATCCTCTCCAGGACACATCCCGGACTCGTCGCCAGGCTTTTCGAGGCGGAGGTGCCGGAGATAGAGGAGGGGCTGGTCAGAATCGTCGGCATCGTCCGTGAGCCGGGCGAGAGATCAAAGGTGGCGGTCCTGGCCACCGAGGAGAACATAGATCCGGTCGGAACGTTTGTGGGGATTAAGGGTTCCAGGGTTCA containing:
- a CDS encoding ribosome maturation factor RimP codes for the protein MLRNRIAQLIRPILESDGYELVDVEVKGSSRRRIVAVYIHKPGGVTFRDCAEVSYAIQPVLEVNGVLGGDYTLEVASPGLDRPLKSESDFRRVIGEKVTLQTISPVMGSKRISGRLISVEDGEISLKLKRGKKDEETVRVPIGQIVSGKVEIEF
- the nusA gene encoding transcription termination/antitermination protein NusA, yielding MNMSNDLLVSIERIVSQKDLPPEVLLHAIESALLAVMRKRYGPGRSISVKINEETGEIKISVPKKVVEIMHDYLTEIPIEEARKIDPEAKVGDMLEVEVDPRDFGRIDAQKARQILIQKLRDAERENIYAEYKEKEGELVWGIVQRIEGGNVIVDLERTEGIIPKSEQIQKENYMRGDQLRSYVLRVDQTPRGPLIILSRTHPGLVARLFEAEVPEIEEGLVRIVGIVREPGERSKVAVLATEENIDPVGTFVGIKGSRVQAVVRELRGEKIDIIEWNPDPSIFVANALSPAKVSKVMIDEEDKIARVVVPDDQLSLAIGKRGQNARLAAKLTGWKIDIKSESQMKEELKEVIVKSLFKDEEEPEVKSIDGIGPKLADGLHESGFDSVESIAHAGLDELAQVPGIGTKTAERIKKAAMEMLGLTDEPGEGDEESSN